The Camelina sativa cultivar DH55 chromosome 14, Cs, whole genome shotgun sequence genome includes a window with the following:
- the LOC104744166 gene encoding beta-fructofuranosidase, insoluble isoenzyme CWINV3-like → MAKVNRSKIGLSLLLSLLLCNFITDLEASSSHQDLDQPYRTGYHFQPPRNWMNDPNGPMIYKGIYHLFYQYNPYGAVWDVRIVWGHS, encoded by the exons atGGCGAAAGTAAATCGCTCCAAAATTGGTCTGTCACTGTTACTGTCGTTGTTGCTATGCAACTTTATCACCGAtcttgaagcttcttcttcacaccaAGATCTCGACCAACCGTACCGGACCGGTTATCACTTTCAACCTCCCAGAAATTGGATGAACG ATCCTAATG GACCAATGATATACAAAGGAATATATCATCTGTTTTACCAATATAACCCATACGGCGCCGTTTGGGATGTAAGAATCGTATGGGGACACTCNTGA
- the LOC104742955 gene encoding beta-fructofuranosidase, insoluble isoenzyme CWINV3, translating to MAKVNRSNIGLSLLLSLLLCYFITDLEASSSHQDLNQPYRTGYHFQPPRNWMNDPNGPMIYKGIYHLFYQYNPYGAVWDVRIVWGHSTSVDLVNWTPQPPAFSPSQPSDINGCWSGSVTILPDGKPVILYTGIDENKSQVQNVAVPVNVSDPYLREWSKPPLNPLMTPNAVNGIDPDRFRDPTTAWLGLDGEWRVIVGSSTDERRGLVLLYKSRDFFNWTQSTKPLHYEDLTGMWECPDFFPVSTTGSDGVETSSFVQDEVKYVLKVSLIETLHDYYTIGSYDREKDLYVPDLGFVQDETAPRLDYGKYYASKTFYDDDKKRRILWGWVNESSPAKDDIKKGWAGLQSFPRKIWLDESGKELLQWPIEEIETLRGTQVNWHNKILEAGSTLQVHGVTAAQV from the exons ATGGCGAAAGTAAATCGCTCCAATATTGGTCTGTCACTGTTACTTTCTTTGTTGCTCTGCTACTTTATCACCGAtcttgaagcttcttcttcacaccaAGATCTCAACCAACCGTACCGGACCGGTTATCACTTTCAACCTCCCAGAAATTGGATGAACG ATCCTAATG GACCAATGATATACAAAGGAATATATCATCTATTTTACCAATATAATCCATACGGCGCCGTTTGGGATGTAAGAATCGTATGGGGACACTCCACGTCAGTTGACTTAGTCAACTGGACTCCACAGCCTCCAGCTTTCAGTCCATCTCAGCCGTCAGATATCAACGGCTGTTGGTCTGGCTCCGTCACGATTCTACCAGACGGCAAACCTGTGATCCTCTACACCGGCATTGACGAAAACAAAAGCCAAGTCCAAAACGTCGCCGTTCCGGTTAACGTCTCTGATCCCTATCTCCGAGAATGGTCTAAACCGCCGCTAAACCCTCTCATGACGCCTAACGCGGTTAACGGAATCGACCCGGACCGGTTCCGAGATCCGACCACCGCGTGGCTCGGGCTTGACGGAGAATGGAGAGTCATCGTCGGAAGCTCCACGGACGAACGCCGAGGGTTAGTGCTTCTTTACAAAAGCAGAGATTTCTTCAACTGGACGCAATCGACGAAGCCTTTACATTACGAAGACTTAACCGGAATGTGGGAATGTCCTGATTTTTTCCCGGTTTCGACAACCGGTTCGGACGGTGTTGAGACGTCGTCGTTCGTTCAGGATGAGGTTAAGTACGTGCTTAAAGTGAGTTTGATTGAGACACTACATGATTATTACACGATTGGGAGTTACGATCGTGAGAAAGATTTGTATGTACCGGATCTTGGGTTTGTGCAAGATGAAACGGCTCCGAGGTTAGATTACGGGAAATACTACGCGTCGAAAACGTTTTACGACGATGATAAGAAACGAAGGATCTTGTGGGGTTGGGTTAATGAATCGTCTCCGGCTAAAGATGATATCAAGAAGGGTTGGGCTGGTCTTCAG TCATTTCCGAGGAAGATATGGCTAGATGAATCGGGAAAGGAATTATTACAATGGCCGATTGAAGAGATTGAGACATTGCGTGGGACACAAGTCAACTGGCACAACAAAATTCTTGAAGCAGGATCTACTCTCCAAGTTCATGGTGTCACTGCTGCACAGGTATGA